Proteins from one Planctomyces sp. SH-PL62 genomic window:
- a CDS encoding HIT family protein produces MIDRIWAPWRAQYVSGTAPEARPASACFLCDGLAEDRDAENLIAWRGRESVVVLNRYPYNNGHLLIAPRAHLGTLQELEGRSLVEPIETIRWMIRILDRMMRPQGYNVGLNQGKAAGAGLPGHLHWHVVPRWDGDVNFMPVLGETKVVTESLDAFHERLSREIESDRKSGVGLSE; encoded by the coding sequence GTGATCGATCGAATCTGGGCGCCCTGGCGTGCGCAGTACGTGTCCGGCACGGCCCCTGAGGCGAGGCCCGCCTCCGCATGCTTCCTCTGCGACGGTCTGGCCGAGGATCGCGACGCCGAGAACCTGATCGCCTGGCGCGGCCGGGAATCGGTGGTGGTCCTCAACCGCTATCCCTACAACAACGGCCACCTACTGATCGCCCCCCGAGCCCACCTGGGGACGCTCCAGGAACTCGAAGGCCGGTCGCTGGTCGAGCCGATCGAGACGATCCGCTGGATGATCCGGATCCTCGACCGCATGATGCGACCCCAGGGCTACAATGTGGGGCTGAATCAGGGGAAAGCGGCCGGCGCGGGGCTTCCGGGACACCTCCACTGGCATGTGGTGCCCCGCTGGGACGGCGACGTGAATTTCATGCCGGTCCTCGGCGAGACCAAGGTCGTCACCGAGAGCCTGGACGCGTTCCACGAGCGTCTGAGTCGGGAGATCGAGTCCGACCGCAAGTCCGGCGTAGGCTTGTCCGAATGA
- the rlmN gene encoding 23S rRNA (adenine(2503)-C(2))-methyltransferase RlmN: protein MDPRNIRPSELEDWAAARDCDATVVRKLLSAIFRRGVLEPGRWMAESQIPRRLAESIAPLPLPRLTLDGSVVSPQDGFQKLRFRTGEGLALETVLIPLHKPGAVSLCLSSQIGCAMGCTFCATARMTTRRNLQTWEIIDQFLQARDLVQSQGRRVTGAVFMGMGEPFLNYDNVLAAADLMRCSSAGSVAAKAITVSTVGLVPEIDRYTREGHRYRLAISLGAATDAKRKELVPVASRWPVAEVVAAARRHALARRCRVTLAYVCIGGVNVGEDDARALGELIGDTPVRVDLIEVTDPTGRYAPPTAEELQGFRDALTRHVGQPIVRRYSGGKDIQAACGTLAGVG, encoded by the coding sequence ATGGATCCCAGGAACATCAGGCCGAGCGAGCTGGAGGATTGGGCCGCCGCGCGCGACTGCGACGCCACGGTCGTACGCAAGCTGCTCTCGGCGATCTTCCGGCGCGGCGTGCTCGAACCCGGGCGCTGGATGGCCGAATCGCAGATCCCCAGAAGGCTGGCCGAGTCGATCGCCCCGCTCCCCCTGCCCCGGCTGACCCTCGACGGCTCGGTGGTCTCGCCGCAGGACGGGTTCCAGAAGCTCCGGTTCCGTACTGGCGAGGGGCTGGCGCTGGAGACCGTGCTGATCCCGCTGCACAAGCCGGGGGCGGTCAGCCTCTGCCTGTCGTCGCAGATCGGCTGCGCGATGGGCTGCACGTTCTGCGCGACCGCGCGGATGACGACGCGCCGGAATCTCCAGACCTGGGAGATCATCGACCAGTTCCTCCAGGCCCGCGACCTGGTGCAGAGCCAGGGAAGGCGCGTGACCGGCGCCGTGTTCATGGGGATGGGCGAGCCGTTCCTGAATTACGACAACGTCCTGGCGGCGGCCGATCTCATGCGGTGTTCCTCCGCCGGTTCGGTGGCGGCGAAGGCGATCACCGTCAGCACGGTCGGCCTCGTCCCGGAGATCGACCGTTACACGCGCGAGGGCCATCGCTATCGACTGGCGATCAGCCTGGGGGCGGCGACCGACGCCAAGCGGAAGGAGCTGGTCCCCGTGGCCTCGCGATGGCCGGTCGCGGAAGTCGTCGCGGCGGCGCGTCGGCACGCCCTGGCCCGGCGATGCCGCGTCACCCTGGCCTACGTCTGCATCGGCGGCGTGAACGTCGGCGAGGACGACGCGCGGGCGCTCGGCGAATTGATCGGCGACACGCCGGTCCGGGTCGACCTCATCGAGGTGACCGACCCGACCGGCCGCTACGCGCCCCCGACCGCCGAGGAGCTGCAAGGCTTCCGAGACGCCCTCACCCGGCACGTCGGCCAGCCGATCGTCCGGCGCTATTCCGGGGGCAAGGACATCCAGGCCGCGTGCGGCACCCTGGCGGGCGTCGGCTGA
- a CDS encoding slipin family protein, with the protein MLRRTVVVREYERGLLYEHGRFLEMLPPGRYRLWSWQGREIFRVDVREVSATVEAQEILTSEKIGVRVTLIAQYRVSDPIAARHRVGDYHSQLYQDLQLTLREAITGRTLDELLNNREALSQDLHASVAPRAKAYGLELTRVGLKDMVLPGSVRAVFLQEVEADLKGRAGLTAARHEVAAARARANTARLIHENPLLLRLQELETLAGLASKSGNVLIIPGLDALLSRTSTPRADPGAPA; encoded by the coding sequence GTGTTGCGTCGCACGGTTGTCGTTCGCGAATACGAGCGGGGGCTGCTCTACGAGCACGGCCGGTTCCTCGAGATGCTGCCGCCCGGTCGTTACCGGCTCTGGAGCTGGCAAGGCCGGGAGATCTTCCGCGTCGACGTCCGCGAGGTGAGCGCGACGGTCGAGGCCCAGGAGATCCTCACCAGCGAGAAGATCGGCGTCCGGGTCACGCTGATCGCCCAGTACCGCGTCTCCGACCCGATCGCCGCCCGACATCGAGTCGGCGACTATCACTCCCAACTCTATCAAGACCTCCAGCTCACCCTGCGCGAGGCCATCACCGGGCGGACGCTGGACGAACTGTTGAACAATCGAGAGGCGCTCTCCCAGGACCTGCACGCGAGCGTCGCGCCACGGGCGAAGGCGTACGGGCTGGAGCTTACCCGGGTCGGCCTCAAGGACATGGTCCTCCCGGGTTCGGTCCGCGCCGTCTTCCTGCAGGAAGTGGAGGCCGATCTGAAGGGTCGGGCCGGCCTCACGGCCGCTCGCCACGAGGTCGCCGCGGCGCGGGCGCGCGCCAACACGGCGCGGCTGATCCACGAGAATCCCTTGCTGCTGCGCCTCCAGGAGCTGGAAACCCTGGCGGGGCTCGCCTCGAAGTCGGGGAACGTGCTCATCATCCCCGGGCTCGACGCCCTTCTGTCCCGCACCTCGACCCCTCGCGCCGACCCCGGCGCCCCGGCATGA
- a CDS encoding aminotransferase class I/II-fold pyridoxal phosphate-dependent enzyme, translating to MIDPTTNPGSEEHESTERYDIEVAPRVRNLPPYLFGKINELKYRKRTAGIDVIDLGMGNPTDPPEEWVIDKLCEAARDARNHRYSVANGVYNLRREVAAKYENRFGVKLDPDHEVVATIGSKEGFSHMCLALLGPGDTALVPAPSFPIHVHAIALASANVISLDVRDSQSFLTNIARVCESLLPRPKILVLNYPHNPTSTVVEPAFFEEIVGLAKKYRFFVIHDFAYGDIGFDGYQPPSFLSVKDAIKVGCEFTTMSKGYNMAGWRVGFAAGNRDMLGALKAIKGYYDYGLFQAVQIASIVALRHGEEGRLAQVAEYQDRRDIMVRGLRRQGWEVEAPRAGMFVWANMPEPWRSQMGSIDFAMKLLQEANVAVSPGRGFGEAGEGSLRLALVENPHRLRQAIRQIGRCLRLEQAVN from the coding sequence ATGATCGATCCGACAACGAATCCCGGATCAGAAGAACACGAGTCGACCGAACGGTACGACATCGAGGTCGCTCCCCGGGTACGCAATCTGCCGCCATACCTGTTCGGCAAGATCAACGAGCTGAAGTACCGCAAGCGTACGGCCGGGATCGACGTCATCGACCTCGGCATGGGGAACCCGACCGATCCCCCCGAGGAGTGGGTGATCGACAAGCTGTGCGAGGCCGCGCGAGACGCGCGGAACCACCGCTACAGCGTCGCCAACGGCGTGTACAACCTGCGCCGCGAGGTCGCCGCCAAGTATGAGAATCGGTTCGGCGTGAAGCTGGACCCGGACCATGAGGTCGTCGCGACGATCGGGTCGAAGGAGGGGTTCAGCCACATGTGCCTGGCCCTCCTCGGGCCGGGCGACACGGCCCTGGTGCCGGCGCCGAGCTTCCCGATCCACGTCCACGCGATCGCCCTGGCGTCCGCCAACGTGATCTCGCTCGACGTCCGCGACTCGCAGTCGTTCCTGACGAATATCGCCCGGGTCTGCGAGAGCCTCCTGCCGAGGCCCAAGATCCTCGTCCTGAACTACCCGCACAACCCGACCTCGACGGTCGTCGAGCCGGCCTTCTTCGAGGAGATCGTGGGCCTGGCGAAGAAGTACCGCTTCTTCGTGATCCACGACTTCGCCTACGGCGACATCGGGTTCGACGGCTATCAGCCGCCGAGTTTCCTGTCGGTCAAGGACGCCATCAAGGTCGGCTGCGAATTCACGACCATGTCCAAGGGCTACAACATGGCGGGCTGGCGGGTGGGCTTCGCCGCCGGCAACCGCGACATGCTCGGCGCCCTCAAGGCGATCAAGGGCTATTACGACTACGGCCTCTTCCAGGCCGTGCAGATCGCCTCGATCGTCGCCTTGCGGCACGGCGAGGAAGGTCGGCTCGCCCAGGTCGCCGAGTACCAGGATCGCCGCGACATCATGGTCCGGGGCCTGCGACGCCAGGGCTGGGAAGTCGAGGCGCCCAGGGCCGGCATGTTCGTCTGGGCCAATATGCCCGAGCCCTGGCGGAGTCAGATGGGCTCGATCGACTTCGCGATGAAGCTGCTGCAGGAGGCCAACGTGGCCGTCAGCCCCGGACGGGGCTTCGGCGAGGCCGGCGAAGGCTCGCTGCGGCTCGCCCTCGTCGAGAACCCTCACCGCCTCCGCCAGGCCATCCGCCAGATCGGCCGTTGCCTGCGGCTGGAGCAGGCCGTCAACTGA
- a CDS encoding PIN/TRAM domain-containing protein, which yields MLLVLIRLTFILVVAGLGVRLARVVGENELGKPYVFFIGLMLAAIACVMGDLLTPRKKIQTISAVYFGVIVGIFLSNLINDAVQPALQLYVHPMIHSAIASVLMLFISYICISTLLQTKDDFRFVIPYVEFSKEVKGARPLVLDTSVVIDGRIADVAETKVIDQPMVVPRFVLQELQGIADSSDKLRRNRGRRGLDILNRLQKSPGVEVRIDDAEIPELAGVREVDQRLVILAKHLGGKVVTNDYNLNKIARLQGVDVINLNDLANAMKPIVLPGENLNVKLIKRGEEAGQGVGYLDDGTMVVAEQGVHHIGEIVRLTVTSVLQTSAGRMIFGRMELLPPPKGGSLPNQQAHHDNPPPAAPGRHREV from the coding sequence ATGTTGCTCGTCCTGATTCGCTTGACGTTCATCCTCGTGGTCGCCGGCCTCGGCGTCCGCCTCGCCAGGGTCGTCGGCGAGAACGAACTCGGAAAGCCCTACGTCTTCTTCATCGGCCTGATGCTGGCGGCCATCGCTTGCGTGATGGGGGACCTGCTGACCCCGAGGAAGAAGATCCAGACGATCTCAGCCGTTTATTTCGGCGTGATCGTGGGGATCTTCCTGAGCAACCTCATCAACGACGCGGTCCAGCCGGCGCTCCAGCTCTACGTCCATCCGATGATCCACTCGGCCATCGCCAGCGTTTTGATGCTGTTCATCAGCTATATCTGCATCTCGACCCTGTTGCAGACGAAGGACGACTTCCGGTTCGTGATCCCTTACGTCGAGTTCTCCAAGGAGGTCAAGGGGGCGCGTCCGCTCGTCCTCGACACCTCGGTCGTGATCGACGGTCGGATCGCCGACGTGGCGGAGACGAAGGTCATCGATCAGCCCATGGTGGTCCCGCGATTCGTCCTCCAGGAGTTGCAGGGGATCGCCGACAGCTCGGACAAGCTGCGTCGCAATCGGGGACGTCGGGGCCTGGACATCCTGAACCGGCTGCAGAAGTCGCCCGGCGTCGAGGTCCGCATCGACGACGCCGAGATCCCCGAATTGGCGGGGGTCCGCGAGGTCGACCAGCGGTTGGTGATCCTGGCGAAGCACCTGGGGGGGAAGGTCGTCACCAACGACTACAACCTGAACAAGATCGCCCGGCTCCAGGGGGTCGACGTGATCAACCTGAACGACCTGGCGAACGCCATGAAGCCGATCGTCCTGCCGGGCGAGAACCTCAACGTCAAACTGATCAAGCGCGGCGAGGAGGCCGGCCAGGGGGTCGGCTATCTCGACGACGGCACGATGGTGGTCGCCGAGCAGGGCGTGCACCACATCGGCGAGATCGTCCGGCTGACGGTCACGAGCGTCCTCCAGACCAGCGCGGGACGCATGATCTTCGGTCGCATGGAACTCCTGCCGCCGCCGAAGGGGGGCTCCCTGCCGAACCAGCAGGCCCATCACGACAACCCGCCGCCCGCCGCGCCCGGGCGTCATCGGGAAGTCTGA
- a CDS encoding reverse transcriptase family protein: MNPGHPLSYLVPPTLRRLLTPAGPSSAHAQALAQLLGVAEDELDAIRLGRRYHYRPIRGAKPDGRERRILAPSPPLKRLQRRLLDEHLGRLPIHPCATAFHPGASPVFNALPHARGATIVTLDLRDFFEATRAWRVHRFFREQGWSGEPLRVLMRLCTFRDGLPQGAPTSPCLSNLVNVRLDEKLRRLAARSRGIYTRYADDLTFSWVDGGMPGGFQRAVENVLEREGYEIQPRKVWRVSRARDRPRVTGLVIAGDGRVRVPWRFRVRTVLLRWRSWLTGDPVARARWRGCQGYLRMVDRSREGARSRPRKGG; encoded by the coding sequence ATGAACCCCGGCCATCCCCTGAGCTACCTCGTCCCGCCCACCCTGCGTCGCCTGCTGACGCCCGCCGGGCCGTCGTCCGCCCACGCCCAGGCGCTCGCGCAGCTTCTTGGGGTGGCCGAGGACGAACTCGACGCGATCCGGCTCGGCCGCCGGTACCATTACCGACCGATCCGGGGCGCCAAGCCGGACGGGAGGGAACGGCGCATCCTGGCCCCTTCGCCGCCGCTCAAGCGACTGCAACGCCGACTCCTCGACGAGCATCTCGGGCGACTGCCGATCCATCCGTGCGCGACCGCCTTCCACCCCGGCGCGTCGCCCGTCTTCAATGCGCTCCCGCACGCGCGCGGGGCGACGATCGTCACGCTGGACCTCCGGGACTTCTTCGAAGCGACCCGAGCGTGGCGGGTCCATCGATTCTTCCGCGAGCAGGGCTGGAGCGGCGAGCCCTTGCGCGTCCTGATGCGCCTCTGCACCTTTCGCGACGGCCTGCCGCAAGGAGCGCCCACGAGTCCGTGCCTCAGCAATCTCGTGAACGTGCGGCTCGACGAGAAGCTCCGGCGCCTCGCCGCCCGGTCGCGGGGGATCTACACGCGCTACGCCGACGATCTGACCTTCTCATGGGTCGACGGCGGCATGCCCGGCGGCTTCCAGCGGGCCGTCGAGAACGTCCTGGAGCGGGAGGGATATGAGATCCAGCCTCGGAAAGTCTGGCGGGTGAGCCGGGCCCGCGATCGCCCTCGGGTGACAGGGCTGGTGATCGCCGGGGACGGGCGAGTCCGCGTCCCCTGGCGATTCCGGGTGCGTACGGTCCTGTTGCGATGGCGGTCGTGGCTCACCGGCGACCCCGTCGCCCGCGCGAGATGGCGAGGATGCCAGGGGTATCTGCGGATGGTGGACCGCAGCCGCGAGGGAGCCCGGAGCCGCCCCCGCAAGGGCGGCTAG
- a CDS encoding trypsin-like peptidase domain-containing protein: protein MKRNPVAWAALVVSTAALISSTGVLRPMPAAPKVSPEGQKVAAALSQAYEAVAEAVKPSAVLISVKKKSSGPNMRNFQFPFPGNPGNPGGPRGPQSPRDMKDLEEMLKKFFGPEGVPQNNQFGGPGSGVGSGFVYDDQGHILTNNHVIEGAEKITVGFHDGIELPATVVGADDKSDVAVIKVDSTNYPALLRGDSRKLKVGDLVMAVGSPFELSQSVTTGIISATERNNVRINDYESFLQTDAAINPGNSGGPLVNMAGEVVGVNSAIVTGGRGNDGIGFAIPIDMAQNVADQLIKDGKVSRSRIGIKLDPLTPVLAKQLGLEPGVKGILVGEVVDDSPAAKSGLKQGDVIIGWGGETIPSLPAFRLRVASSPAGREVAVEYYRDGERKTATIVPAPAENVVFDIERQIEKKDDSSPAKEPEKSPVGDFGLEVQPLTPELAKSLGLPDGASGLLVSDVKENSPAEAEGLKQGDVITKVLRDKSVQPVGDVKSFQELAAQSEILSFYVQSSSSVNRFVSLSKTK from the coding sequence ATGAAGCGAAACCCTGTCGCCTGGGCGGCCCTCGTGGTCTCCACGGCCGCGTTGATCAGCTCGACGGGTGTCCTGCGTCCGATGCCCGCGGCCCCCAAGGTGTCGCCCGAGGGCCAGAAGGTCGCCGCGGCCCTGTCGCAGGCCTATGAAGCGGTCGCCGAGGCTGTGAAGCCCTCGGCCGTGTTGATCAGCGTCAAGAAGAAGTCGTCGGGGCCGAACATGCGGAACTTCCAGTTCCCGTTCCCGGGCAATCCGGGCAACCCCGGCGGTCCCCGCGGCCCCCAGTCCCCCCGCGACATGAAGGACCTTGAGGAGATGCTCAAGAAGTTCTTCGGGCCCGAGGGCGTCCCCCAGAACAACCAGTTCGGCGGCCCCGGCAGCGGCGTCGGCTCCGGCTTCGTCTACGACGACCAGGGCCACATCCTGACCAACAACCACGTCATCGAAGGGGCCGAGAAGATCACCGTCGGCTTCCATGACGGGATCGAGCTCCCCGCGACGGTCGTCGGCGCCGACGACAAGTCCGACGTGGCCGTGATCAAGGTCGACTCCACGAACTACCCTGCGCTTCTCCGGGGCGACAGCCGGAAGCTCAAGGTCGGCGACCTCGTCATGGCGGTCGGCTCGCCGTTCGAGCTGAGCCAGAGCGTCACCACCGGGATCATCTCGGCCACCGAGCGGAACAATGTCCGCATCAACGACTACGAGTCTTTCCTGCAGACCGACGCGGCCATCAATCCCGGCAACTCCGGCGGCCCCCTGGTCAACATGGCGGGCGAGGTCGTGGGCGTGAACTCGGCGATCGTCACCGGCGGTCGCGGCAACGACGGCATCGGCTTCGCCATCCCCATCGACATGGCGCAGAACGTGGCCGACCAGCTCATCAAGGACGGCAAGGTCAGCCGCTCCCGGATCGGCATCAAGCTCGACCCCCTCACCCCGGTGCTGGCGAAGCAGCTCGGCCTCGAGCCCGGCGTCAAGGGCATCCTGGTGGGCGAGGTCGTCGATGACAGCCCGGCCGCGAAGTCCGGGCTCAAGCAGGGCGACGTGATCATCGGCTGGGGCGGCGAGACGATCCCGAGTCTCCCCGCGTTCCGCCTGCGGGTCGCTTCCAGCCCGGCGGGCCGGGAGGTCGCCGTGGAGTACTACCGCGACGGCGAACGCAAGACGGCGACCATCGTCCCGGCCCCGGCCGAGAACGTGGTCTTCGACATCGAGCGCCAGATCGAGAAGAAGGACGACTCCAGCCCGGCCAAGGAGCCGGAGAAGTCCCCCGTGGGCGACTTCGGCCTCGAGGTCCAGCCGCTCACCCCGGAACTCGCCAAGTCGCTCGGCCTGCCTGACGGAGCCAGCGGCCTGCTCGTCTCCGACGTCAAGGAGAACAGCCCCGCAGAGGCCGAGGGCCTCAAGCAGGGCGACGTCATCACCAAGGTCCTGCGCGACAAGAGCGTCCAGCCCGTCGGCGACGTCAAGTCGTTCCAGGAACTGGCCGCCCAGAGCGAGATCCTCTCGTTCTACGTGCAGTCCAGCAGCTCGGTCAACCGCTTCGTCTCCCTGTCCAAGACGAAGTAA
- the fusA gene encoding elongation factor G produces the protein MENLQNLRNIGISAHIDSGKTTLTERMLYYTGRTHVIKEVKGEGAVMDHMDLERERGITITSAATTVRWHDTEINIIDTPGHVDFTVEVERSLRVLDGAVLVLCAVAGVQSQSITVDRQMKRYNVPRIAFINKMDRTGANPANVISQLESKLGLTTLPLQIPIGSESNFQGMVDLIERRAIYFDGDKGEDVRYGEIPAELAETAARARQGMLEALSMVSDEVMELLLEEQEVPLDLIHKTIREGTIAQQLCPVMVGTAYRNKGIQELLDAVCRYLPSPLDREVTAKDNDNGMAEVPLTTDPDAPLVAMAFKLVEEAFGQVTYMRIYQGTLQKGTFYYNTRQKKRARVSRILRVHADQKEDIDSATAGDIVAVMGIECATGDTYCSEGTNFSLESIYAAEPVIDLSIQPNKRADYDKLSKALNRFMREDPTFRVHVDAETSETIISGMGELHLEIYVERIRREYKVDCTVGAPKVSYREAPTRETPFNYKHKKQTGGSGQYAHVVGKLVPMDPTSPEPFVFDNKVTGGRIPNEYIPSVEKGFRESMHKGPVAGYEVMGVNMVLEDGSYHDVDSSTMAFEICARDCFRETFRKADPVLLEPIMLVEVEVPTEFQGPVTGAVSSKRGVILGTESRSGYTVISAEVPLSEMFGYSNDLRSMTQGKGGFSMEFLKYQKLPSRFQEEIVKRVQAEAKTGAK, from the coding sequence ATGGAAAACCTGCAAAACCTTCGGAACATCGGCATCTCGGCCCACATCGACTCGGGCAAGACCACACTCACCGAACGGATGCTGTACTACACCGGCCGCACCCACGTGATCAAAGAGGTCAAGGGTGAAGGCGCGGTCATGGACCACATGGATCTGGAGCGGGAGCGGGGGATCACGATCACGTCGGCGGCCACCACGGTCCGCTGGCACGACACCGAGATCAACATCATCGACACGCCGGGCCACGTCGACTTCACGGTCGAGGTCGAGCGCTCGCTCCGCGTGCTCGACGGCGCGGTCCTGGTCCTGTGCGCCGTCGCCGGCGTGCAGTCGCAGTCGATCACCGTCGACCGCCAGATGAAGCGGTACAACGTCCCCCGGATCGCCTTCATCAACAAGATGGACCGCACCGGCGCGAACCCGGCCAACGTCATCAGCCAGCTCGAATCCAAGCTCGGCCTGACGACGCTGCCGCTGCAGATCCCGATCGGCTCGGAATCCAACTTCCAGGGCATGGTCGACCTGATCGAGCGGCGGGCCATCTACTTCGACGGCGACAAGGGCGAGGACGTCCGCTACGGCGAGATCCCGGCCGAGCTGGCCGAGACGGCCGCCAGGGCCCGCCAGGGGATGCTCGAGGCCCTCTCGATGGTCTCCGACGAGGTGATGGAGCTGCTGCTCGAGGAGCAGGAGGTCCCGCTCGACCTGATCCACAAGACGATACGCGAGGGGACGATCGCGCAGCAGCTCTGCCCGGTCATGGTCGGCACGGCGTATCGCAACAAGGGCATCCAGGAGCTCCTCGACGCCGTCTGCCGCTACCTCCCGAGCCCGCTCGACCGCGAGGTCACCGCCAAGGACAACGACAACGGCATGGCCGAAGTGCCGCTGACGACCGACCCCGACGCCCCCCTGGTCGCCATGGCGTTCAAGCTGGTCGAGGAGGCCTTCGGCCAGGTCACCTACATGCGGATCTACCAGGGGACGCTCCAGAAGGGGACGTTCTACTACAACACCCGGCAGAAGAAGCGGGCGAGGGTCAGCCGCATCCTCCGGGTCCACGCCGACCAGAAGGAAGACATCGATTCCGCCACGGCCGGCGACATCGTCGCCGTCATGGGGATCGAGTGCGCCACCGGCGACACCTACTGCTCCGAGGGGACCAACTTCTCGCTCGAGAGCATCTACGCCGCCGAGCCGGTCATCGACCTGTCGATCCAGCCCAACAAGCGGGCCGACTACGACAAGCTCTCGAAGGCCCTCAACCGCTTCATGCGGGAGGACCCCACGTTCCGCGTCCACGTCGACGCCGAGACCAGCGAGACGATCATCTCGGGCATGGGCGAGCTCCACCTGGAGATCTACGTCGAGCGGATCCGCCGCGAATACAAGGTCGACTGCACCGTCGGCGCCCCCAAGGTGAGCTACCGCGAGGCCCCGACCCGCGAGACCCCCTTCAACTACAAGCACAAGAAGCAGACCGGCGGCTCGGGCCAGTACGCCCACGTCGTCGGCAAGCTGGTCCCCATGGACCCGACCTCCCCCGAGCCCTTCGTCTTCGACAACAAGGTGACCGGCGGCCGCATCCCGAACGAGTACATCCCCTCGGTCGAGAAGGGCTTCCGCGAGTCGATGCACAAGGGCCCCGTGGCCGGCTACGAGGTCATGGGCGTCAACATGGTCCTGGAAGACGGCTCGTACCACGACGTCGACTCGTCCACCATGGCCTTCGAAATCTGCGCCCGCGACTGCTTCCGCGAGACCTTCCGCAAGGCCGACCCGGTCCTGCTGGAGCCGATCATGCTGGTCGAGGTCGAGGTCCCGACCGAATTCCAGGGGCCGGTCACCGGCGCCGTCTCCTCGAAGCGGGGCGTCATCCTGGGCACCGAGAGCCGATCGGGCTACACGGTGATCTCGGCCGAGGTGCCGCTCAGCGAGATGTTCGGCTACTCGAACGACCTCCGCAGCATGACCCAGGGCAAGGGGGGCTTCAGCATGGAGTTCCTCAAGTACCAGAAGCTCCCCTCGCGGTTCCAGGAAGAGATCGTCAAGCGCGTCCAGGCCGAGGCCAAAACCGGCGCCAAGTAA